A part of Luteolibacter flavescens genomic DNA contains:
- a CDS encoding filamentous haemagglutinin family protein: MNIEATMRHSLLTTALHMTWGMSVLMMQANADILRGGGGSGGAAPPAASATPSGGTTPSVTNQARTNAQDSLARTTQAIAAVRAMQLAARNNAVNGPNNLGNHPGTGAPLPNVPNGLGQGGLQVHGNVATDASWWQGAELPTQTTDSSGTKVTIKQTAQQALLNWETFNVGKDTTLTFDQSAAGSGANQWIAFNKVNDPLGNPTQILGTIKAQGQVYVINRNGVIFGGSSQVNTGALTVSALPINDELVANGLLNNPTQAFLFNGLGQGDIGDVTVQAGAQIKTSVSADGNGGRIFLAGANVTNDGTLSSPSGQVILAAGLQVGVVAHNTADPSLRGLDVFVGAVVDPASALSPYAGTVTNNGLIEIARGSTLLTGKTIAQNGAIDSTTSVSLNGRVDLLANYDAVSNPGFVASNPNTGSAFAWRSTGNITLGENSVIRILPELTSTATSIGTELALRSQINLQGKNIHHAQGSILLAPNAKASIQAGTWAFLNSTTLPTSNFVSTGGQVFLDHGSVINLAGTTDALASVLQNIIELELRGSELSVAPVQREGELRGETIVVDLGKTGTYDGRQWVGTPLADLIGYLGLVQRDVAQLTTAGGTLTISAGDAAVVRDGSVIDVSGGWTNFKGGTVATTRVVSNGQIVDISQATPDQVYSGIYTGNSSVAHSKWGVVEKFSRALAPAGTRYQEGYTQGANAGSVTITAPAIVLDGSLRGNTVAGENQIRNQPGSSALPKAATLALHFRGRENLAPNYFVTYPDGLDIVFKEGVEQDDVPDFALDANGNAVALPDARKNEVFLSPGLLTSSGFGHLAVTNENGTITVAEGQHLTASPGGSISLTASNIDILGNVTAAGGSLFFTALNASPYDVAVGLSQNPPVAPPIRPGRGIFTLAEGATLSTAGLVTDDRFASSYATPAIADGGSIRIEAYSADLGSGSLVDVSGGYAMNSDGRGRYGNAGSISILTGKDPGVSSNLGGTLHLGGALRGISGGKGGTLTLQAGAIQVGGATAPAGVYHLDPSFFSEGGFTKFNIQGLGGPGLTAVKVAENTLLTPVAKRLAAVANSSGGGLRLGEYADVHGRDPEVSERQAVSLSFTSDGVRDAATGFLLHRGDVVIGEGSVIRTDPGAAVEVRGSTATVLGSILAPAGSIRVSGSSNSGNVFGDPNQAVATTFLGSHSVLSTAGTVVLRPDAYGRRIGSVLGGGSISVSGNLVASAGAVLDVSGTSGVLDVDPAYTTTPSNPVPTTGLTNRPRIRQTVPVQVDSNAGSITLTGGQFLFSDATLRGNAGGASASGGSLSISSGRFYTSADVPSPADVTLTITQSGPVIGSSLSNNSIGQTITGTLGSGHGFFAVDSFQSGGFDSLALGGVVRTSGAVTIDARGQVSLGNQGILFNDSALTVRAGAVSIGMPFRPPQLPTEEVSPIIVNGSPFIIPATYGSGTLDIEARHIDVGSLSLQGTGRANLVAEGGDVRGNGTFVMAGDLSIRAGQIYPTTASEFNLIAYDYQNVSGAQKGSITITSSGSRSLPYSAGGKLGIYASTIHQGGVLRAPFGTITLGWDGSGTAPRDWFTGTARPFPVTSDLTLESGSITSVSSVDPVTGKGLVLPYGYSPDGTVWIDPRGVDITAGGLPEKSITLSGGNITQEAGSSIDLRGGGDLYADRWVSGLGGPVDILANTGSFAIIPSYGADYAPYAAYNDSAATTNLIGGASGYTNSTLAVGDRVYLQGSKTLAAGWYTLLPARYALLPDAVLVSASDAGGYGTLEVPGGASIVNGYRYNSLNDERAMPAITTRFEVASSKVVRQRAQYFDFLANTFLKQSAATLNAPAPVLPTDSGYLRFQATQSMDLAGAVASQSISGGRGASIDISTQLDTFISNGTTSGGPGVITLDSAALNAFGAESLLIGGTRSRNADGTSTVTVSSGKITVDNAGAPLGAEDLILAAKNQLVLAAGAKLVSTGDRTSGADTLRITGDGALVRVSGNPTATVLRSGTTSSATPLLSIGAGAGITGGGIILDSTAGLSLDGTASLSAESYTFGAGRISVMLDPSLAVPAGGSLVLDNDFLATFGTAASLGLVSYSSIDLHGAGQFGSPALKSLTLGASEIRGVGQGAGTARIVANDVLLHNPNAATAGTPGTASGSLEISAATIRLGSNQVALNHYSNVRLTATRGILGEGTGGLSAQAGLTLDTPRLTGAAGAVRTITAGGNLALVSTTGSNPAGGLLAGGAGSTLTLTGSSIAAGSEVLLESGNLSLRATTGDLAVTGRLDVSGGRKVFGDAVRYSSAGNIRLTAYAGNVTVASAATLDLSAHAGGGNAGTLAISNPNGNFTLAGTLLGSGGSGGMDGSFSLDTSVLPSLSGLAASLRNASFTGSQDFRVRSGDVTLDGLSVARDFVLSADRGGITVTGTVDVSGATGGSIRLAANGDLVLAAGSRLDASGDDFSNAGKGGAITLEAGSSRDGAAGPGALTLRSGSSIDLSVAANNAGSAAQGKFTGKLHLRAPQIAGDMAVTSLDSTVTGASSILVEGYKIYDLTSTNGTITTAVQNEIKADGESFLGAAGTASAAYISISNRLLANNAGLASVLVLAPGAEIVHRTGNLTLGTSTSTNTSDWNLANYRFGAKGAAGVLTLRAAGNITLFNAISDGFVSSAYNSLLLPDNATLPVNTRSYSYRFVSGADLGAADHGRTLALDALAAGTGSLLLGKNNTNNFSNSNGSTNNPGNNATTALAVGNRFQVIRTGTGDIDIRAGRSVQLQNHFATIYTAGTVVADPTMGGTFDLPILDQTGGNITLGAIQQSPSYPAQYTMAGGDVSIFAGLDIEHISRTNQNVPIADSQRQLPNNWLYRRGYVDPVTGQFGTSRFGDTASTTWWVDFSNFFQGVGALGGGDVSLVAGHNVNNVDAVIPTNARMPKGTPNAANLVELGGGDLIVRAGNNIDAGVYYVERGRGTLDAGGSIVTNATRSPSIPQLSGAANTFDPHTWLPTTLFLGKGGFEVTALGDLLLGPVANPFLLPPGVNNTYWLKSYFSTYSPESSVSVSSVGGSVTLRNGTTLPVSGAGSSTNILYAWIDRQQVLRTTPASASYYQPWLRIAETSAAPFSTLVSLLPPTLDVTSFSSDINLAGNVTLFPSATGNLELLAGGAINGLQRNGRVTFNGTSTSWGSSRINVSDADPDAIPGITSPYGYTALVGFDQSLARSTRSGFLDFVNKLFRETGATQGSQAILQVKQALHDAGLLHRDDEEPVRLYAGSGDISGLTLFSPKETLVYAARDIVDVSLYLQNVRASDTSVVAAGRDIIPSNANSLLRLLANAAGNVVNNDSSANAGDIQISGPGTLQVLAGRTLDLGTGAELADGTAAGITSIGNARNPALSATGAGLIVGAGVSDATSLVDSSLDFAAFIAQYVDTAEGAAYLKELAPGVNFASLDAENQARLALGVFYLILRDAGRNYAEDGNYDTALAAIKVLIGENRAPGDILTRGRSIRTTRGGAINLITPGGGLTLANTAIGNPQSPPGIITESGGDIFTYANNDVNIGIGRIFTLRGGNQVIWSTKGDIAAGSSSKTVTSAPPTRVLIDPQSAAVQTDLAGLATGGGIGALATVAGVPLGDVDLIAPEGTVDAGDAGIRVSGNLNIAANQVLNAGNIAVGGSSAGTPAAPSAPSVSTVTNASTAVAAAGETATAPQQTAPTPENEPVVEEIETVVTVEVLGYSDDDDEEEEDGEEDSQ, translated from the coding sequence ATGAACATCGAAGCCACCATGCGACACTCGCTCCTGACCACGGCGCTCCACATGACGTGGGGCATGTCCGTGCTCATGATGCAGGCGAATGCGGACATCCTGCGTGGTGGTGGAGGCAGCGGCGGTGCGGCACCACCGGCGGCGAGCGCGACCCCATCCGGCGGCACCACTCCCTCGGTGACGAATCAGGCGCGGACGAATGCGCAGGATTCGCTGGCGCGGACGACCCAGGCGATCGCCGCGGTTCGCGCGATGCAGCTCGCCGCCCGCAACAACGCGGTGAACGGGCCGAACAACCTCGGCAACCACCCGGGAACCGGAGCGCCGCTGCCCAATGTGCCAAACGGCCTCGGCCAAGGCGGCCTCCAGGTGCATGGCAATGTCGCCACCGATGCCTCGTGGTGGCAGGGTGCAGAGCTGCCAACCCAGACCACCGACAGCAGTGGGACGAAGGTGACCATCAAGCAGACCGCGCAGCAGGCGCTGCTGAATTGGGAGACCTTCAACGTCGGCAAGGACACCACGCTCACCTTTGACCAATCCGCGGCTGGATCGGGAGCGAACCAATGGATCGCCTTCAACAAGGTCAACGATCCCCTCGGCAATCCCACGCAGATCCTCGGCACCATCAAGGCGCAGGGACAGGTCTATGTGATCAACCGCAACGGCGTGATCTTCGGTGGCTCGAGCCAGGTGAATACCGGGGCGCTGACCGTGTCCGCGCTGCCGATCAATGACGAGCTTGTCGCGAACGGCCTGCTCAACAATCCGACCCAGGCATTCCTCTTCAATGGTCTCGGCCAGGGCGACATCGGCGACGTCACGGTCCAGGCCGGAGCGCAGATTAAGACATCCGTCTCCGCGGATGGGAATGGTGGCCGCATCTTCCTCGCGGGGGCGAACGTGACGAACGATGGCACGCTCTCGTCTCCTTCCGGGCAGGTCATCCTTGCCGCGGGATTGCAGGTCGGCGTGGTGGCTCACAATACGGCGGACCCTTCGCTGCGCGGACTCGATGTCTTCGTGGGCGCGGTTGTGGATCCTGCGTCCGCGCTTTCGCCGTATGCTGGCACGGTCACGAACAATGGCCTGATCGAGATCGCGCGTGGCAGCACCTTGCTCACGGGGAAAACCATCGCGCAGAATGGCGCGATCGACAGCACCACCTCGGTCTCGCTGAACGGACGCGTGGACCTGCTGGCGAACTACGATGCCGTTAGTAATCCCGGCTTCGTCGCGTCGAATCCGAATACCGGCAGCGCCTTCGCATGGCGATCGACCGGGAACATCACGCTCGGTGAGAATAGCGTGATCCGCATCCTCCCGGAGCTGACGAGCACCGCCACCTCCATCGGCACGGAGCTTGCGCTGCGCTCGCAGATCAATCTCCAGGGGAAGAACATCCACCACGCGCAGGGCTCCATCCTGCTCGCGCCGAATGCGAAGGCCTCGATCCAGGCGGGCACGTGGGCATTCCTCAATTCCACCACGCTGCCGACTTCGAATTTCGTCTCCACCGGCGGCCAGGTCTTCCTCGACCATGGCTCGGTGATCAATCTGGCGGGCACGACCGATGCCCTCGCCTCGGTGCTCCAGAATATCATCGAGCTCGAGTTGCGAGGCTCGGAGCTATCGGTGGCACCGGTCCAGCGCGAGGGCGAGCTTCGCGGGGAGACTATCGTCGTCGATCTCGGGAAGACCGGCACCTATGATGGCCGGCAGTGGGTGGGCACGCCGCTGGCGGACCTTATCGGCTACCTCGGTCTCGTGCAGCGGGACGTCGCGCAGCTCACGACGGCAGGCGGCACGCTCACGATTTCCGCGGGCGATGCGGCGGTGGTGCGCGACGGCTCGGTCATCGATGTGTCCGGCGGCTGGACGAATTTCAAGGGCGGCACCGTTGCGACGACGCGAGTGGTCAGCAATGGCCAGATCGTCGATATTTCCCAGGCGACGCCGGATCAGGTTTACTCCGGGATCTACACCGGGAATTCATCGGTCGCGCACTCGAAGTGGGGAGTGGTGGAGAAGTTTAGCCGTGCCCTCGCCCCGGCAGGCACGCGCTATCAGGAAGGCTACACGCAGGGTGCGAATGCGGGCTCCGTCACGATCACGGCCCCGGCCATCGTGCTGGATGGCTCGCTGCGCGGAAACACCGTCGCGGGTGAAAACCAGATCCGCAACCAGCCCGGATCGAGCGCCTTGCCAAAGGCCGCCACCCTCGCGCTGCATTTCCGCGGCCGGGAAAATCTCGCGCCGAATTACTTCGTCACTTACCCGGACGGGCTCGACATCGTCTTCAAGGAAGGCGTGGAGCAGGATGACGTGCCGGACTTCGCGCTGGATGCGAATGGCAACGCGGTGGCGCTGCCCGACGCGCGGAAGAACGAGGTCTTCCTCTCTCCCGGTCTGCTGACGTCGAGCGGCTTCGGCCATCTCGCGGTCACGAATGAGAACGGCACCATCACCGTGGCCGAGGGCCAGCACCTGACGGCATCGCCGGGTGGCTCGATTTCTCTAACAGCATCGAACATCGACATCCTCGGCAACGTCACCGCCGCGGGAGGATCGCTGTTCTTCACCGCGCTGAATGCCTCGCCCTACGATGTCGCCGTTGGCCTGTCGCAGAATCCACCGGTGGCCCCGCCGATCAGGCCGGGCCGAGGGATCTTCACGCTGGCCGAGGGTGCCACGCTGAGCACGGCGGGGCTCGTCACGGACGACCGCTTCGCTTCCTCCTATGCGACGCCTGCGATCGCCGACGGAGGCAGCATCCGCATCGAGGCCTACTCGGCGGATCTCGGCAGCGGCAGCCTCGTGGATGTGTCCGGCGGCTACGCGATGAATTCGGATGGCAGAGGCCGCTACGGCAATGCCGGCTCGATTTCCATCCTCACCGGCAAGGACCCCGGCGTGAGCTCAAATCTCGGCGGCACCCTTCACCTCGGTGGTGCCCTGCGCGGGATCTCAGGCGGGAAGGGTGGCACGCTCACCCTGCAAGCCGGTGCCATCCAGGTGGGCGGTGCTACCGCGCCTGCGGGCGTATATCATCTCGATCCGTCATTCTTCAGCGAGGGCGGCTTCACGAAGTTCAATATCCAGGGGCTCGGCGGTCCCGGTCTCACGGCGGTGAAGGTAGCGGAAAACACGCTGCTCACCCCGGTCGCGAAGCGCCTCGCGGCGGTGGCAAATTCGTCCGGTGGTGGATTGCGCCTCGGCGAGTATGCGGACGTGCATGGCCGCGATCCCGAGGTCTCCGAGCGCCAGGCGGTGAGCCTGAGCTTCACCTCGGACGGCGTGCGGGATGCGGCCACAGGCTTCCTGCTTCATCGTGGCGATGTCGTCATCGGCGAAGGCTCGGTGATCCGCACCGACCCGGGTGCCGCGGTCGAGGTGCGCGGCAGCACGGCCACGGTGCTCGGGTCCATCCTCGCGCCCGCAGGATCGATCCGCGTCTCGGGAAGTTCTAACTCCGGCAATGTCTTCGGCGATCCGAACCAAGCCGTCGCCACCACCTTCCTCGGTTCGCACAGCGTCCTCTCCACCGCGGGCACCGTGGTGCTGAGGCCGGATGCCTACGGTCGTCGCATCGGCAGCGTGCTGGGCGGAGGAAGCATCAGCGTCTCCGGGAATCTCGTTGCAAGCGCGGGTGCGGTGCTCGATGTCTCGGGCACCAGCGGCGTCCTCGACGTGGACCCCGCGTACACCACGACCCCGTCTAATCCGGTCCCGACGACCGGCCTGACGAATCGCCCGCGGATTCGCCAGACCGTGCCGGTGCAGGTGGATAGCAATGCCGGCTCGATCACGCTGACTGGCGGCCAATTTCTCTTCTCCGATGCCACCCTGCGGGGCAATGCCGGTGGGGCATCGGCTTCCGGTGGATCGCTGTCCATTTCGTCGGGGCGCTTTTACACCAGTGCGGACGTGCCTTCCCCGGCGGATGTCACGCTGACCATCACCCAGTCGGGGCCGGTCATCGGAAGCTCGCTTTCTAACAATTCAATCGGCCAAACCATCACCGGCACTCTCGGCTCCGGTCATGGATTCTTCGCGGTGGATTCGTTCCAGAGCGGCGGCTTCGATTCGCTCGCGCTCGGCGGCGTGGTCAGGACGAGCGGCGCGGTGACCATCGATGCCCGCGGTCAGGTCAGCCTCGGCAACCAGGGGATTCTCTTCAATGACTCCGCCCTTACCGTGAGGGCGGGTGCTGTCTCCATCGGCATGCCATTCCGCCCGCCGCAATTGCCGACGGAAGAAGTCAGCCCGATCATCGTCAATGGCTCGCCCTTCATCATCCCGGCGACTTACGGCAGCGGCACGCTGGACATCGAGGCCCGCCACATCGACGTGGGCAGCCTGAGCCTCCAGGGCACCGGTCGTGCGAATCTGGTGGCGGAAGGCGGCGACGTGCGGGGCAATGGCACCTTCGTGATGGCGGGGGATCTCTCGATCCGTGCGGGCCAGATCTATCCGACCACGGCGAGCGAGTTCAATCTCATCGCCTACGATTACCAGAATGTCTCGGGCGCGCAGAAGGGCTCGATCACCATCACATCCTCGGGTTCGCGCAGCCTGCCATACTCGGCGGGCGGGAAGCTGGGCATCTATGCCTCCACGATTCATCAGGGCGGCGTGCTCAGGGCTCCCTTTGGCACCATCACGCTCGGATGGGATGGCTCCGGGACTGCGCCGCGCGATTGGTTCACCGGCACCGCGAGGCCGTTCCCGGTTACGTCGGATCTCACGCTGGAGTCCGGCAGCATCACGTCGGTCTCCAGCGTCGATCCGGTCACTGGCAAGGGCCTCGTGCTGCCCTATGGCTACAGCCCGGACGGCACGGTGTGGATCGATCCCCGCGGTGTGGACATCACGGCGGGTGGCCTGCCGGAGAAGTCGATCACGCTTTCCGGCGGGAACATCACCCAGGAGGCGGGCTCGTCCATCGACCTGCGCGGGGGAGGGGATCTCTACGCGGATCGCTGGGTGTCCGGCCTCGGCGGGCCGGTGGACATCCTCGCGAACACGGGGAGCTTTGCGATCATCCCGTCCTACGGGGCGGACTACGCGCCGTATGCCGCCTACAACGACTCCGCCGCGACCACGAATCTCATCGGCGGTGCATCGGGTTACACGAATTCCACGCTCGCGGTGGGTGATCGCGTCTACCTGCAGGGCAGCAAGACGCTCGCGGCAGGGTGGTACACGCTCCTGCCCGCCCGCTATGCGCTGCTGCCGGATGCCGTGCTCGTCAGCGCCAGCGATGCCGGTGGCTACGGCACGCTGGAGGTGCCCGGCGGTGCGAGCATCGTGAACGGCTATCGCTACAACTCGCTCAATGACGAGCGCGCTATGCCTGCGATCACGACGCGCTTCGAAGTCGCCTCGTCAAAAGTGGTCCGCCAACGCGCGCAGTATTTCGATTTCCTAGCGAATACCTTCCTCAAGCAAAGCGCGGCGACGCTGAATGCCCCGGCGCCGGTCTTGCCAACGGATTCCGGATACCTGCGCTTCCAGGCCACGCAGTCGATGGACCTCGCCGGTGCGGTCGCCTCTCAATCGATCAGCGGCGGACGCGGGGCATCCATCGACATCAGCACGCAGCTCGATACCTTCATCTCGAATGGGACGACCAGCGGCGGGCCCGGTGTCATCACCTTGGACTCTGCCGCGCTGAATGCCTTCGGCGCGGAAAGCCTGCTCATCGGCGGCACGCGCAGCCGCAATGCCGATGGCACCTCCACCGTCACGGTCTCCAGCGGGAAGATCACGGTGGACAATGCGGGCGCTCCGCTGGGTGCGGAGGACCTGATCCTCGCGGCGAAGAACCAGCTCGTCCTCGCCGCAGGCGCGAAGCTGGTCTCGACCGGCGACCGCACGTCCGGCGCGGATACGCTGCGGATCACCGGAGATGGCGCGCTGGTCCGCGTCTCGGGAAATCCTACGGCCACCGTACTTCGCAGTGGTACCACTTCCTCCGCCACGCCGCTGCTCTCCATCGGTGCCGGTGCGGGCATCACGGGTGGTGGGATCATCCTTGACTCAACTGCTGGCCTTTCGCTGGACGGGACCGCTTCGCTTTCCGCGGAGAGCTATACCTTTGGCGCGGGCCGTATCAGCGTGATGCTCGATCCTTCGCTTGCTGTCCCAGCCGGTGGCAGCCTGGTGCTGGACAATGATTTCCTCGCCACCTTTGGCACGGCTGCATCGCTGGGCCTGGTCAGCTATTCGTCCATCGACCTGCACGGTGCGGGTCAGTTCGGCTCGCCAGCATTGAAGAGTCTCACGCTCGGCGCTTCGGAGATCCGGGGTGTCGGCCAAGGGGCGGGCACTGCCCGCATCGTCGCGAATGACGTGCTGCTGCACAATCCGAACGCCGCCACCGCAGGAACGCCAGGCACGGCATCGGGCTCGCTGGAGATCTCCGCCGCGACGATCCGCCTCGGCAGCAACCAAGTCGCGCTGAACCATTACTCCAATGTCCGCCTCACCGCGACGCGCGGCATTCTCGGCGAAGGCACCGGCGGGCTCAGCGCACAGGCCGGGCTCACGCTCGATACGCCGCGCCTGACCGGTGCCGCGGGTGCCGTGCGCACCATCACCGCGGGCGGAAATCTGGCACTCGTGTCCACCACCGGCAGCAATCCTGCAGGCGGATTGCTCGCGGGCGGCGCGGGGTCCACGCTCACGCTCACGGGTTCATCCATCGCGGCAGGGAGCGAGGTGCTGTTAGAGAGTGGCAATCTCTCGCTGCGTGCGACGACCGGCGATCTCGCCGTGACCGGCAGGCTCGATGTTTCCGGTGGTCGCAAGGTCTTCGGCGATGCCGTGCGCTACTCGTCAGCCGGGAATATCCGCCTGACCGCTTACGCGGGCAATGTGACCGTGGCATCGGCAGCCACGCTGGATCTCTCCGCTCACGCCGGCGGCGGGAATGCGGGCACGCTGGCAATTTCGAATCCGAACGGGAACTTCACGCTCGCGGGCACCCTGCTTGGCAGCGGTGGCAGTGGAGGGATGGATGGCAGCTTCTCGCTCGATACCTCGGTGCTGCCTTCCTTGTCGGGCCTCGCCGCCAGTTTGAGAAATGCATCCTTCACGGGTTCGCAGGATTTCCGTGTCCGCAGTGGCGACGTCACGCTCGATGGGCTCTCGGTGGCGCGGGACTTCGTGCTCTCCGCGGATCGTGGCGGCATCACCGTCACGGGCACTGTCGATGTCTCGGGTGCGACGGGTGGCAGTATCCGTCTCGCGGCCAATGGGGATCTAGTCCTTGCGGCGGGATCGCGTCTCGATGCCTCCGGCGATGATTTCAGCAATGCGGGCAAGGGCGGCGCGATCACGCTGGAAGCCGGATCCTCGCGCGATGGCGCGGCGGGACCGGGCGCGCTCACCTTGCGCAGCGGCTCCTCGATCGACCTCTCCGTGGCTGCGAACAACGCGGGCAGCGCCGCGCAAGGGAAGTTCACGGGCAAGCTCCACCTCCGCGCGCCACAGATCGCGGGCGATATGGCGGTGACCTCGCTGGACTCCACCGTGACCGGTGCCTCCTCGATCCTCGTCGAGGGCTACAAGATCTACGATCTCACTAGTACCAACGGGACAATCACCACCGCGGTCCAGAACGAGATCAAGGCTGACGGGGAGAGCTTCCTCGGTGCCGCAGGCACGGCCAGCGCCGCCTACATCTCGATCTCCAATCGACTGCTGGCGAACAACGCGGGCCTCGCCTCAGTTCTCGTGCTCGCGCCCGGAGCGGAGATCGTGCACCGCACGGGCAATCTCACGCTTGGCACCAGCACCTCCACGAACACCTCGGACTGGAACCTCGCGAACTACCGCTTCGGCGCGAAGGGCGCGGCAGGCGTGCTGACCCTGCGGGCTGCTGGAAACATCACGCTCTTCAATGCGATCAGCGACGGCTTTGTCTCCAGCGCCTACAATTCACTGCTGCTACCGGACAATGCCACGCTGCCGGTGAATACCCGCAGCTACTCGTATCGCTTCGTTTCCGGTGCGGACCTCGGTGCCGCCGACCATGGACGGACCCTCGCGCTGGATGCCCTCGCTGCGGGCACCGGTTCGCTGCTGCTGGGCAAGAACAACACGAACAACTTCTCCAACAGCAACGGCTCCACCAACAACCCGGGCAACAACGCGACGACCGCGCTCGCCGTGGGGAACCGCTTCCAGGTGATCCGCACCGGCACTGGCGACATCGACATCCGCGCGGGCCGCAGCGTGCAGTTGCAGAATCACTTCGCGACGATCTACACCGCGGGAACGGTGGTCGCGGACCCTACGATGGGCGGCACCTTCGACCTGCCCATCCTCGACCAGACGGGCGGGAATATCACGCTCGGCGCGATCCAGCAGAGCCCGTCCTATCCGGCGCAGTACACGATGGCGGGCGGCGATGTCTCGATCTTCGCGGGGCTGGACATCGAGCACATCTCGCGGACGAACCAGAACGTGCCGATCGCGGACTCGCAGCGCCAGCTTCCAAACAACTGGCTCTACCGCCGTGGCTACGTCGATCCTGTCACGGGGCAATTCGGCACGTCGCGCTTCGGCGATACCGCCTCGACCACGTGGTGGGTGGACTTCAGCAATTTCTTCCAAGGCGTCGGTGCCCTCGGTGGCGGCGACGTGAGCCTCGTCGCCGGTCACAACGTGAACAACGTGGATGCCGTCATCCCGACGAATGCCCGCATGCCGAAGGGAACGCCGAATGCGGCGAATCTTGTCGAGCTCGGCGGCGGTGACCTGATCGTGCGAGCCGGGAACAACATCGATGCCGGCGTTTACTACGTCGAGCGTGGTCGGGGCACCCTCGATGCCGGAGGCAGCATCGTCACGAATGCCACGCGCTCTCCGTCCATCCCGCAGCTCAGCGGCGCGGCGAATACCTTTGACCCGCACACGTGGCTGCCGACGACGCTCTTCCTCGGCAAGGGCGGCTTCGAGGTCACCGCGCTCGGCGACCTGCTGCTCGGCCCCGTCGCGAACCCCTTCCTGCTGCCTCCGGGAGTGAACAACACGTATTGGCTGAAGTCCTACTTCAGCACCTACTCGCCGGAGAGCAGCGTCAGCGTTTCCTCGGTCGGTGGCTCCGTCACCTTGCGGAATGGCACCACGCTGCCGGTCTCCGGGGCGGGCAGCTCGACGAATATCCTCTACGCGTGGATCGACCGGCAGCAGGTCCTCCGCACCACGCCGGCCTCCGCATCGTACTACCAGCCGTGGCTGCGCATCGCGGAGACTTCCGCGGCGCCTTTCAGCACGCTCGTATCGCTGTTGCCGCCGACGCTTGATGTGACGTCCTTCAGCAGCGACATCAATCTCGCGGGGAATGTGACGCTTTTCCCGTCCGCCACGGGCAATCTCGAGTTGCTCGCCGGGGGCGCGATCAATGGCCTCCAGCGCAATGGTCGCGTGACCTTCAATGGCACCAGCACCTCGTGGGGCAGCTCGCGCATCAATGTCTCGGATGCCGATCCCGATGCGATCCCGGGGATCACGTCGCCGTATGGCTACACCGCGCTCGTCGGCTTCGACCAATCGCTGGCCCGCTCGACCCGCAGCGGCTTCCTCGACTTCGTGAACAAGCTCTTCCGCGAGACCGGTGCGACGCAGGGTTCGCAGGCCATCCTGCAGGTAAAGCAGGCGCTCCACGATGCGGGGCTGCTGCATCGGGACGACGAAGAGCCGGTGCGCCTGTATGCGGGCTCCGGAGATATCTCCGGTCTCACGCTTTTCTCTCCGAAGGAAACGCTGGTCTATGCGGCGCGAGACATCGTGGACGTGTCGCTCTATCTGCAAAATGTCCGCGCGTCCGACACGAGCGTGGTGGCCGCGGGCCGCGACATCATTCCGTCGAATGCGAATTCACTGCTGAGGCTCCTAGCCAATGCCGCGGGCAACGTGGTGAACAACGACAGCTCCGCGAATGCTGGCGACATCCAGATCTCCGGACCGGGGACGCTGCAGGTGCTCGCAGGCCGCACGCTCGACCTGGGAACCGGTGCGGAGCTCGCCGACGGAACCGCGGCGGGCATCACCAGCATCGGGAATGCGCGCAATCCCGCGCTGTCCGCGACGGGGGCAGGCCTGATCGTCGGCGCGGGTGTCAGTGACGCTACGTCGCTGGTGGACAGTTCGCTCGATTTCGCGGCCTTCATCGCGCAATACGTCGATACCGCCGAGGGTGCGGCCTACCTCAAGGAGCTGGCTCCGGGGGTGAATTTCGCATCGCTCGACGCGGAGAATCAGGCGCGTCTCGCGCTCGGTGTCTTCTACCTCATCCTCCGCGATGCGGGCCGCAACTATGCGGAGGATGGCAACTATGACACCGCGCTCGCGGCCATCAAGGTGCTGATCGGTGAGAACCGGGCACCGGGAGACATCCTCACGCGTGGACGCAGCATTCGCACGACCCGTGGCGGCGCGATCAATCTCATCACGCCCGGCGGTGGCCTCACGCTGGCGAATACCGCGATCGGAAATCCGCAGTCGCCTCCGGGCATCATCACGGAGAGCGGCGGGGACATCTTCACCTACGCGAACAACGACGTGAACATCGGCATCGGCCGCATCTTCACGCTGCGGGGTGGCAATCAGGTGATCTGGTCCACAAAGGGCGATATCGCCGCGGGCTCATCCTCGAAGACGGTGACGTCAGCGCCGCCGACCCGCGTGCTCATCGATCCCCAGAGCGCCGCCGTGCAGACGGACCTTGCGGGCCTCGCGACCGGCGGTGGCATCGGTGCCCTCGCCACGGTGGCGGGCGTGCCGCTTGGCGACGTGGATCTCATCGCTCCGGAAGGAACCGTCGATGCGGGCGACGCGGGCATCCGGGTCTCGGGCAATCTCAACATCGCGGCGAACCAGGTGCTCAATGCCGGCAACATCGCCGTCGGCGGCTCCAGCGCCGGAACACCGGCTGCCCCGTCCGCGCCGAGCGTCTCCACCGTGACCAATGCCTCCACTGCCGTGGCCGCTGCCGGGGAAACCGCGACGGCTCCGCAGCAAACCGCGCCGACTCCCGAGAACGAGCCCGTGGTGGAAGAGATCGAGACGGTTGTGACCGTCGAGGTGCTCGGCTATTCCGATGACGACGACGAGGAGGAAGAGGACGGAGAGGAAGATTCGCAGTGA